The Bacillota bacterium genome includes a window with the following:
- a CDS encoding carbohydrate ABC transporter permease, producing the protein MLAFDPAAVARRRWARAGAIYLLLLIFSLLFMGPVFFAALSSLKDNPTQWPPRLDPPQLDPRNWVGAYRLGKAGGGSGWFGRF; encoded by the coding sequence GTGCTCGCTTTTGACCCGGCAGCGGTGGCCAGGCGCCGATGGGCTCGGGCCGGCGCCATCTACCTGTTGCTCCTGATCTTCTCCCTGCTCTTCATGGGGCCGGTTTTTTTCGCCGCGCTCTCGAGCCTCAAGGACAACCCCACTCAGTGGCCGCCGCGCCTCGATCCTCCCCAGCTCGATCCGCGCAACTGGGTGGGGGCGTACCGGCTGGGCAAGGCCGGGGGTGGGAGCGGGTGGTTCGGGAGGTTT